A window of the Helianthus annuus cultivar XRQ/B chromosome 4, HanXRQr2.0-SUNRISE, whole genome shotgun sequence genome harbors these coding sequences:
- the LOC110921821 gene encoding uncharacterized protein LOC110921821, with protein sequence MHAVILQILCVPEPINREWIWVVDGEFSNQGTATRVILSNLISLWSGPWESWRHVPNEHKTRLFERFQMHFQWEDKWNARIHRCWEKCIAGKFPNLLRNVRNDAKATAKEKGKNVGEDMTNLIDFKPAWIRSEIWKQMLDHWNTPKWKAKSLRNKEIRSRATGGKHTLGSQSYASMKRKAAKILGRELSVHEGWKQSHCRKGSRPLDKDLSCSSSLLLDVDSEGNTQEENLVWVDDRAEETWVKYDGFLVEKYGKERIKHPKFDEDLWSRAAGKNKGKVYGLGNVSDPCVHNREDPEIEKLNLVIEELVKHNDEEKERLDGIIATLLAEKEKDKADKDALLERMSQIEAMLTATVRK encoded by the exons ATGCATGCGGTTATACTTCAAATACTTTGTGTACCTGAACCAATCAATCGCGAATGGATTTGGGTTGTAGATGGAGA ATTTAGTAATCAAGGGACTGCTACCCGAGTTATTTTATCAAATTTAATAAGTTTGTGGTCCGGTCCATGGGAGAGCTGGAGACATGTTCCCAATGAGCACAAGACACGGTTATTTGAGCGATTCCAG ATGCATTTCCAGTGGGAGGATAAATGGAATGCACGAATTCATAGGTGCTGGGAGAAGTGCATTGCTGGTAAATTCCCTAATTTGTTGCGGAACGTACGAAATGATGCTAAAGCTACAGcgaaagaaaaaggtaaaaatgTTGGAGAGGATATGACCAATCTTATTGACTTTAAACCAGCATGGATAAGATCTGAGATATGGAAACAAATGCTTGACCACTGGAACACACCTAAGTGGAAAGCAAAGTCTTTAAGAAACAAAGAAATTAGAAGTAGGGCAACTGGAGGCAAACATACACTAGGATCTCAATCCTATGCGAGCATGAAAAGAAAAGCG GCTAAGATACTTGGGCGTGAACTGTCAGTTCATGAAGGGTGGAAGCAATCACACTGCAGGAAAGGAAGTCGACCATTGGATAAAGATCTAAGTTGTAGTAGTTCACTACTTTTGGATGTTGATTCGGAAGGGAACACTCAAGAAGAAAATCTTGTATGGGTTGATGATAGGGCAGAGGAGACTTGG GTTAAATATGATGGTTTTCTTGTGGAAAAGTACGGGAAAGAACGCATTAAACATCCAAAATTTGACGAAGACTTGTGGTCACGAGCTGCGGGCAAGAATAAAGGAAAAGTGTACGGGTTAGGCAATGTTAGTGACCCGTGTGTACATAATAGAGAAGACCCTGAG ATTGAAAAGTTGAACTTAGTTATCGAGGAGCTCGTTAAGCAtaatgatgaagaaaaagaaaggttAGATGGAATTATTGCAACGttgttggctgaaaaagaaaaagataaagCGGATAAAGATGCTCTGCTCGAGAGGATGTCACAAATTGAAGCTATGTTAACGGCTACAGTTCGAAAATAG